A region from the Salicibibacter cibarius genome encodes:
- a CDS encoding sigma-54 interaction domain-containing protein gives MTKSIYAQLFDKLDLGIRVIDQDRKPLIYNEKMRAIESMTFSDFTDRPFMDVFQFQNEKESRLIQALKYARVVENKKQTYFNAKGEVITTINHVYPLMDNDEVVAAVEIAKDVSQMEQILRDKRTNEEGTRFQFSDLLGESPNFVEIVEQARRSSRTSSPVLIIGETGTGKELFAQSIHNESEREGKAFVTQNCAALPESLVEGILFGTAKGAFTGAIDRPGLFEQADGGTLLLDEVNALPLHLQPKLLRVLQEKKVTRVGEAKERPFDVRLLATLNEDPLEAIEAERLRKDLYYRLSVVSLFIPPLRERKGDATTLARFFLRKYNNRFHLNVQQFSDEVLRVLQSYHWPGNVRELEHIIEGAMNVLSEETVFDIQHLPTHIGERQSHSHPAHKGLSKHLHQEESLPERLALIEHNLIIQAMKANKDNVSQAAKSLGISRQNLQYKLDKYSK, from the coding sequence ATGACTAAGTCCATTTATGCGCAATTGTTCGACAAACTCGACCTTGGCATACGGGTCATCGATCAAGATAGAAAGCCGCTCATTTATAACGAAAAAATGCGCGCAATCGAATCGATGACGTTTTCCGATTTTACCGACCGCCCGTTTATGGACGTCTTTCAATTTCAAAATGAAAAAGAAAGCCGGCTCATCCAAGCCTTAAAATATGCTCGTGTCGTTGAAAACAAAAAACAGACGTATTTTAATGCCAAAGGTGAAGTCATTACGACGATCAACCATGTTTACCCATTAATGGATAATGACGAAGTCGTCGCTGCCGTGGAAATCGCCAAAGATGTCAGTCAAATGGAACAAATTCTGCGCGACAAACGCACAAACGAGGAAGGTACCCGTTTTCAGTTTTCGGATTTACTCGGAGAATCCCCCAATTTTGTGGAAATCGTTGAGCAGGCGCGTCGTTCCTCTCGTACATCTTCTCCTGTCTTGATTATTGGTGAAACCGGTACCGGCAAGGAACTGTTCGCACAAAGCATTCATAACGAGAGCGAACGTGAGGGCAAGGCGTTCGTTACCCAAAACTGTGCTGCCCTTCCGGAAAGCCTTGTGGAAGGCATTCTATTCGGAACGGCAAAAGGCGCGTTTACCGGTGCGATTGACCGCCCCGGCTTATTTGAACAAGCGGATGGCGGAACATTGCTCTTGGATGAGGTGAATGCCCTTCCGCTCCATTTGCAGCCTAAGCTTTTGCGCGTCCTGCAGGAAAAGAAAGTCACTCGCGTCGGTGAGGCGAAGGAGCGTCCCTTTGACGTTCGCTTGTTGGCGACGTTAAATGAAGATCCGTTGGAGGCGATTGAAGCCGAACGCTTGCGGAAAGATCTTTATTACCGCTTAAGCGTCGTCAGTCTGTTTATTCCCCCATTGCGCGAACGCAAAGGTGATGCGACCACACTCGCGCGCTTTTTTTTACGAAAATATAATAACCGCTTTCATTTAAACGTGCAGCAATTTTCCGACGAGGTTCTCAGAGTGCTGCAAAGCTATCATTGGCCGGGAAACGTTCGGGAGCTGGAGCACATCATCGAGGGAGCGATGAATGTTTTAAGCGAGGAAACCGTTTTTGATATTCAACACCTACCGACCCACATTGGCGAGCGCCAGTCACATTCACATCCCGCCCATAAAGGATTATCTAAACATTTGCATCAGGAAGAATCCTTGCCGGAGCGCCTAGCCCTCATCGAACACAACTTGATCATCCAGGCGATGAAAGCGAACAAAGACAATGTTTCCCAAGCAGCAAAATCCCTCGGCATTAGTCGACAAAATTTACAATACAAGTTAGATAAATATAGCAAATAA
- a CDS encoding alpha/beta hydrolase, producing the protein MPYDQGINHSFANFCEYIRIFIGIVIIGLILASNYFYRESVQRGGDISLHSEDTDADALADPEDQQLLEEAQDWYNEQEQIEVALTSYDDLQLAASFIPTEDSDGNAVILAHGYRSQKENMDEYVEFYHDQGFDVLKPDARGHGESEGDYIGFGWHDRFDYLDWVDMLIDEYDAENILLHGESMGAATVLMASGEDLPDEVRGIVADSAYTTVEEELTHQLQHLYGLPAFPLLNITSLVTNIRAGYTFTEASTIEQIKDNTLPLFLIHGNEDELVPTDMADELYEAAGGEPELWIVPDAGHTEAYTVTTMEFQERLQAFIEDLGM; encoded by the coding sequence ATGCCCTATGATCAGGGGATTAATCATTCATTTGCGAATTTCTGTGAATATATCAGGATTTTTATTGGAATTGTTATTATTGGGCTGATACTGGCGAGCAACTATTTTTATCGGGAAAGTGTCCAGCGAGGCGGTGATATTAGCCTACATAGTGAAGATACGGACGCGGATGCGTTGGCTGATCCGGAAGATCAACAATTACTCGAAGAAGCACAAGACTGGTATAACGAACAGGAACAAATCGAGGTAGCGCTCACGAGCTATGATGATCTGCAGTTGGCCGCGAGTTTCATACCGACCGAGGATTCCGATGGCAATGCAGTCATCCTCGCCCATGGTTACCGCAGTCAAAAAGAAAACATGGATGAATACGTGGAGTTTTATCACGACCAAGGCTTTGATGTCTTAAAACCGGATGCACGCGGCCACGGAGAAAGTGAAGGAGATTATATTGGTTTTGGTTGGCATGACCGTTTCGATTATCTTGACTGGGTCGATATGCTTATCGACGAGTATGATGCCGAAAACATTCTCTTGCACGGAGAATCGATGGGGGCGGCCACCGTTTTAATGGCGAGCGGAGAAGACCTTCCCGATGAAGTACGAGGAATTGTGGCTGACAGCGCTTACACGACCGTGGAAGAGGAACTGACGCATCAACTGCAGCATTTATACGGCCTGCCTGCTTTTCCGCTCCTGAATATCACTAGTCTCGTCACCAATATTCGAGCCGGATATACATTTACGGAAGCTTCTACAATTGAGCAAATAAAAGATAACACGCTCCCTTTATTTCTCATCCATGGCAATGAGGATGAGCTCGTTCCGACTGACATGGCCGATGAACTCTACGAGGCTGCCGGGGGTGAACCGGAATTATGGATCGTCCCGGATGCCGGTCATACGGAGGCGTATACGGTGACGACGATGGAATTTCAGGAACGGCTGCAGGCTTTTATAGAAGACTTAGGAATGTAG
- the tnpA gene encoding IS200/IS605 family transposase has protein sequence MDEYKRSSHAVYDIKYHIIWVTKYRYHVLRGDIARRVRELIRQGCEARGITILQGSVGKDHIHLLLSCPPSIAPSKILQYLKGRSSRLIQDEFPALKKRYWGQHLWARGYFCATVGNVTEEIIRNYIENQTSEKRNDIFRIDD, from the coding sequence ATGGATGAATACAAAAGAAGTAGCCACGCGGTCTATGACATCAAATACCACATTATATGGGTTACAAAGTATAGATATCATGTGTTACGTGGCGACATTGCCCGCCGAGTAAGGGAACTAATCAGACAAGGATGTGAAGCGAGAGGGATTACGATACTACAAGGAAGTGTAGGGAAAGACCATATTCACTTATTATTGTCCTGTCCGCCGAGCATAGCACCGAGTAAGATATTGCAATATCTCAAAGGGAGATCATCAAGGTTAATCCAAGACGAATTCCCCGCCCTGAAGAAAAGATATTGGGGTCAGCACTTATGGGCGAGAGGATATTTTTGTGCAACAGTAGGAAATGTGACGGAAGAAATCATTAGAAATTATATCGAAAACCAGACCAGCGAGAAGAGGAACGATATATTCAGGATTGATGATTGA
- a CDS encoding DUF5344 family protein yields the protein MNEIKITYGSVEHGLTTISAGANQLNANYSSNVGQNNILNMVDELNEMCVLADDLMNSYRALLTSNIQTTQSHISTLKQTDTSLASSMN from the coding sequence GTGAATGAAATAAAGATCACGTATGGATCGGTCGAGCATGGGCTGACGACCATTTCAGCCGGTGCAAACCAGCTTAATGCCAATTATTCTTCAAATGTGGGCCAGAATAATATCTTAAATATGGTGGATGAACTTAATGAAATGTGTGTGTTAGCGGATGATCTCATGAATAGTTACCGAGCATTGTTGACGAGTAACATACAGACGACACAAAGCCATATCTCGACATTGAAGCAAACGGATACCTCCTTGGCATCGTCAATGAATTAA
- a CDS encoding carbon-nitrogen hydrolase family protein, which produces MKEKNQSKVAVVQAGSEVMDKEKGVKKTIHLIEEAAREDAKIIVFPEAFIPAYPRGMSFGTVVGSRSNEGRKDFFQYWNNSITVPGTETDEIGKAARKAKAYIIIGVIEKDNESSQGTLYCTALFFGPDGELLGKHRKLKPTGSERLIWGEGDGSTLPVFDTPYGRIGSLICWENYMPLARTAMYDKGVQILIAPTADAREAWLASMQHIAVEGRCFVLSCNQYSTKDMYPEEISSREEFKELPHELTRGGSCIVDPLGEFVVKPVMGEEKILYADINLNKIAEGQFDFDVVGHYARPDVFQLIVNEEKQENTIWKK; this is translated from the coding sequence ATGAAGGAAAAAAATCAGTCTAAAGTGGCGGTTGTGCAAGCCGGATCTGAAGTGATGGATAAGGAAAAAGGAGTTAAAAAAACGATTCACTTGATTGAGGAAGCAGCTAGAGAAGATGCGAAAATCATTGTATTCCCAGAAGCGTTTATACCAGCTTACCCTCGTGGCATGTCTTTTGGTACGGTCGTAGGGTCAAGGTCCAATGAAGGTAGAAAAGATTTCTTCCAATACTGGAATAATTCAATTACAGTGCCAGGAACTGAAACTGATGAAATTGGAAAAGCGGCGAGGAAGGCGAAAGCGTATATCATAATTGGTGTTATTGAAAAAGATAATGAATCTAGTCAAGGTACCCTTTATTGTACGGCTTTATTTTTCGGACCAGACGGGGAACTGTTGGGTAAACATCGGAAATTAAAGCCAACTGGTTCCGAACGTCTTATTTGGGGAGAAGGTGATGGTAGCACGTTGCCCGTTTTTGATACCCCATACGGAAGAATTGGTTCTCTTATTTGTTGGGAAAATTATATGCCACTTGCGCGTACAGCAATGTATGATAAAGGAGTGCAAATTCTTATTGCACCAACTGCTGATGCAAGAGAAGCTTGGTTAGCTTCAATGCAGCATATTGCAGTAGAAGGAAGGTGTTTTGTATTGTCATGCAACCAGTACTCTACAAAAGATATGTACCCTGAAGAAATTTCTTCACGAGAAGAATTTAAAGAGTTGCCGCACGAACTAACTCGAGGAGGAAGTTGTATTGTCGATCCGCTTGGTGAGTTTGTTGTGAAACCTGTTATGGGTGAGGAGAAAATTTTGTATGCTGATATAAATTTGAATAAAATTGCGGAAGGTCAGTTTGATTTTGATGTCGTTGGTCATTACGCACGCCCAGATGTTTTCCAGCTTATAGTAAATGAAGAGAAACAGGAAAATACGATTTGGAAAAAATAA
- a CDS encoding sodium:solute symporter family protein, whose translation MVGSSYLTVIVLVVFLTILFLISIKASRSNKATTDDFYLANRGLGTIVLVMTTGASFFSTWTLLGAVGNFYRDGVWFMGFPAWAVVHAIFIWIFGARIWYLGKKYGFITPGDLMEKFYGTPKARVLITAIGIIGLLPVMLIQVTGGAQALNSLTLGDIPYWVGVLIMGVFVGFIVTLSGGRGAAWGDTFMGLFFGFTLIGLALTFIYQSGGVTAFNNIVDVTPEVLTNHGNFFGMLELALGLGLSFWLMPHMWQKFYSASTPTSLAKMSMVTPFWNSWVMAICAMFIGILAHTPDLVPNLTQENSDNIIPLFFSDAPPIFGSIIVAAIVAAAISTINSQLLSSASLIVTDIYVRFVNPEMSEKKKTWIGRGTVIGLTGLIVIVAFFPFAQGFLVPISELGYSISIQVLPAVLGPLVWRKAKASAAVWSMVAGMATLALVNILDTPIILGGGTAGLIVATIVFVGGSLLSKKTTTAIQHEFHDGLKEALYGKEN comes from the coding sequence ATGGTGGGTTCTTCTTATTTAACAGTTATTGTTCTTGTAGTCTTTTTAACTATTTTATTCTTGATAAGTATAAAAGCATCTCGTTCAAATAAGGCAACTACTGATGATTTCTATTTGGCTAACCGAGGCCTAGGAACTATTGTACTAGTTATGACCACTGGAGCCAGTTTCTTTAGTACATGGACTTTGCTAGGTGCTGTTGGGAATTTTTATCGAGATGGCGTCTGGTTTATGGGTTTTCCTGCTTGGGCAGTTGTGCATGCAATATTTATTTGGATATTTGGTGCAAGGATATGGTACCTTGGAAAAAAATATGGTTTTATTACTCCCGGTGACTTAATGGAGAAGTTTTATGGAACTCCTAAAGCTCGTGTCTTGATTACTGCCATTGGAATTATTGGACTTCTTCCAGTGATGCTTATCCAAGTCACGGGGGGCGCACAAGCATTAAACAGTCTAACGCTAGGCGACATCCCCTACTGGGTTGGCGTTCTAATCATGGGGGTTTTTGTTGGTTTTATTGTGACGTTAAGCGGTGGCCGCGGAGCAGCTTGGGGAGATACATTTATGGGCTTATTTTTCGGTTTCACGTTGATTGGCCTTGCGCTGACGTTTATTTACCAATCGGGAGGAGTGACTGCATTTAACAACATTGTAGATGTCACCCCGGAAGTGCTAACAAACCATGGAAATTTTTTTGGGATGTTAGAACTTGCTTTAGGTCTAGGTCTTAGTTTCTGGCTAATGCCGCATATGTGGCAGAAGTTCTATTCCGCTTCAACACCAACTTCATTAGCCAAAATGTCAATGGTAACGCCTTTTTGGAATTCATGGGTAATGGCAATTTGCGCTATGTTTATCGGGATATTAGCTCATACACCTGACCTTGTGCCGAATTTGACTCAAGAAAATAGTGATAATATTATTCCACTTTTCTTTTCTGATGCACCACCGATTTTTGGGTCTATTATTGTTGCAGCAATTGTTGCAGCGGCCATCTCAACTATAAACAGTCAATTATTGTCCTCCGCCAGTTTAATCGTTACCGATATCTATGTAAGGTTTGTTAACCCGGAAATGTCTGAAAAAAAGAAAACATGGATTGGTCGAGGCACGGTTATAGGGCTAACCGGTTTAATTGTTATTGTTGCCTTTTTCCCATTTGCTCAAGGTTTTCTTGTACCTATTTCAGAACTCGGGTACTCCATTTCAATCCAAGTTCTCCCAGCAGTTCTGGGGCCACTAGTTTGGAGAAAGGCGAAAGCTAGCGCTGCTGTTTGGAGCATGGTTGCTGGTATGGCAACACTGGCATTGGTAAATATACTGGATACACCAATTATATTAGGTGGAGGGACCGCAGGACTTATAGTAGCAACAATTGTGTTTGTAGGCGGGAGCCTCCTGTCTAAAAAAACAACAACAGCTATTCAACATGAATTTCATGATGGCTTGAAAGAAGCACTTTACGGAAAAGAAAACTAA